One genomic window of Actinoplanes lobatus includes the following:
- the rpsG gene encoding 30S ribosomal protein S7, producing the protein MPRKGPAPRHPVVADPVYNSPLVTQLVNKILVGGKRQLAERIVYGALEGCREKSGGTDPVVILKRAMDNVKPTLEVRSRRVGGATYQVPVEVRTPRQTTLGLRWLVQYSKARREKTMIERLQNELLDASNGLGAAVKRREDTHKMAESNKAFAHYRW; encoded by the coding sequence ATGCCGCGTAAGGGACCCGCTCCGCGCCACCCTGTGGTCGCTGACCCGGTGTACAACTCCCCGCTGGTAACGCAGCTGGTCAACAAGATCCTGGTCGGCGGCAAGCGTCAGCTCGCCGAGCGCATCGTGTACGGAGCCCTCGAGGGCTGCCGTGAGAAGAGCGGTGGCACCGACCCGGTGGTCATCCTCAAGCGCGCCATGGACAACGTGAAGCCGACCCTCGAGGTCCGCAGCCGCCGTGTCGGTGGCGCGACCTACCAGGTTCCGGTCGAGGTCCGCACCCCGCGTCAGACCACCCTCGGTCTGCGCTGGCTGGTCCAGTACTCCAAGGCCCGCCGCGAGAAGACCATGATCGAGCGCCTGCAGAACGAGCTGCTCGACGCGAGCAACGGCCTCGGCGCCGCGGTCAAGCGTCGTGAGGACACCCACAAGATGGCGGAGTCCAACAAGGCCTTCGCGCACTACCGCTGGTAA
- the fusA gene encoding elongation factor G has protein sequence MAAADALAKVRNIGIMAHIDAGKTTTTERILFYTGITYKIGEVHEGGAVMDWMEQEQERGITITSAATKCEWKGHTIQIIDTPGHVDFTVEVERSLRVLDGAVAVYDGVAGVEPQTENVWRQADKYNVPRMCFVNKLDRTGADFFRCVQMMIDRLNATPLVLQIPIGLEGDHIGVVDLIEMRALTWRGETQKGEDYAIEEIPADLADSAAEWREKLIETLADVDDAVMEKYLEGEEVSIEEIRAAIRRATIASKANPVLCGSAFKNKGVQPMLDAVVEFLPSPLDIPAIEGTATDGETPMQRKPSNDEPFSALAFKIQTDKHLGKLTYVRIYSGTLETGTQVINSTKDRKERIGKIYQMHANKREERTTAQAGDIIAVQGLKQTTTGDTLCDPAKPVILESMTFPEPVIQVAIEPKTKSDQEKLGTAIQRLAEEDPTFRVFNDEETGQTIIAGMGELHLDILVDRMRREFNVEANIGKPQVAYRETIRGTVEKLDYVHKKQTGGSGQYAKVIVKVEPLGLEADGPTYEFVNAVTGGRIPKEFIPSVDAGAQDSLQYGVLAGYPLVGVKFTLLDGQYHEVDSSEMAFKIAGSMAMKEAARKADPALLEPMMAVEVTTPEDNMGDVIGDLNSRRGMIQSMEERHGARVVKALVPLSEMFGYVGDLRSKTAGRASYSMLFDSYAEVPQNVAKEIIAKATGA, from the coding sequence GTGGCCGCCGCAGACGCGCTCGCCAAGGTTCGCAACATCGGCATCATGGCGCACATCGACGCTGGTAAGACCACGACAACCGAGCGAATCCTGTTCTACACCGGCATCACGTACAAGATCGGTGAGGTCCACGAGGGCGGCGCCGTCATGGACTGGATGGAGCAGGAGCAGGAGCGCGGTATCACCATCACTTCCGCCGCCACCAAGTGCGAGTGGAAGGGTCACACGATCCAGATCATCGACACGCCCGGCCACGTCGACTTCACGGTCGAGGTCGAGCGGTCGCTGCGCGTGCTCGACGGCGCGGTGGCGGTCTACGACGGCGTTGCCGGCGTGGAGCCCCAGACCGAGAACGTCTGGCGTCAGGCGGACAAGTACAACGTCCCGCGGATGTGCTTCGTCAACAAGCTGGACCGGACCGGCGCGGACTTCTTCCGCTGCGTGCAGATGATGATCGACCGGCTGAACGCGACGCCGCTCGTGCTCCAGATCCCGATCGGGCTCGAGGGCGACCACATCGGTGTCGTCGACCTGATCGAGATGCGTGCCCTCACCTGGCGTGGTGAGACCCAGAAGGGTGAGGACTACGCGATCGAGGAGATCCCGGCCGACCTGGCCGACTCCGCGGCCGAGTGGCGCGAGAAGCTCATCGAGACCCTCGCCGACGTCGACGACGCGGTGATGGAGAAGTACCTCGAGGGCGAAGAGGTCTCGATCGAGGAGATCCGGGCCGCCATCCGGCGCGCCACGATCGCCAGCAAGGCCAACCCGGTGCTCTGCGGCTCGGCGTTCAAGAACAAGGGTGTGCAGCCGATGCTGGACGCCGTTGTCGAGTTCCTGCCGTCGCCGCTGGACATCCCGGCCATCGAGGGCACCGCGACCGACGGCGAGACGCCGATGCAGCGGAAGCCGTCGAACGACGAGCCCTTCTCGGCGCTGGCCTTCAAGATCCAGACCGACAAGCACCTCGGCAAGCTGACCTACGTGCGGATCTACTCCGGCACGCTCGAGACCGGTACCCAGGTGATCAACTCCACCAAGGACCGCAAGGAGCGCATCGGCAAGATCTACCAGATGCACGCGAACAAGCGTGAGGAGCGCACCACCGCGCAGGCCGGCGACATCATCGCCGTCCAGGGTCTGAAGCAGACCACCACCGGTGACACGCTCTGCGACCCGGCCAAGCCGGTCATCCTGGAGTCGATGACCTTCCCGGAGCCGGTCATCCAGGTCGCCATCGAGCCGAAGACCAAGTCGGACCAGGAGAAGCTGGGCACCGCGATCCAGCGTCTGGCCGAGGAGGACCCGACCTTCCGCGTCTTCAACGACGAGGAGACCGGGCAGACCATCATCGCCGGCATGGGCGAGCTCCACCTCGACATCCTCGTCGACCGCATGCGGCGCGAGTTCAACGTCGAGGCGAACATCGGTAAGCCGCAGGTGGCGTACCGCGAGACGATCCGCGGCACCGTGGAGAAGCTCGACTACGTCCACAAGAAGCAGACCGGTGGCTCGGGTCAGTACGCGAAGGTCATCGTCAAGGTCGAGCCGCTCGGCCTCGAGGCCGACGGTCCGACCTACGAGTTCGTGAACGCCGTCACCGGTGGCCGTATCCCCAAGGAGTTCATCCCCTCGGTGGACGCGGGCGCGCAGGACTCCCTGCAGTACGGCGTTCTCGCCGGCTACCCGCTGGTCGGCGTGAAGTTCACGCTCCTGGACGGTCAGTACCACGAGGTCGACTCGTCCGAGATGGCGTTCAAGATCGCCGGCTCGATGGCGATGAAGGAAGCGGCCCGCAAGGCCGACCCCGCTCTGCTCGAGCCGATGATGGCCGTTGAGGTCACCACCCCTGAGGACAACATGGGTGACGTCATCGGCGACCTCAACTCCCGGCGTGGCATGATCCAGTCGATGGAGGAGCGCCACGGCGCCCGCGTCGTCAAGGCTCTGGTGCCGCTCTCGGAGATGTTCGGCTACGTCGGCGACCTGCGGTCGAAGACTGCCGGCCGGGCTAGCTACAGCATGCTGTTCGACTCCTACGCCGAGGTTCCGCAGAACGTGGCGAAGGAGATCATCGCTAAGGCCACCGGCGCCTGA
- the rpsL gene encoding 30S ribosomal protein S12, with protein MPTIQQLVRKGRQAKTSKTKTPALKGSPQRRGVCTRVYTTTPKKPNSALRKVARVKLSSQIEVTAYIPGVGHNLQEHSIVLVRGGRVKDLPGVRYKIVRGSLDTQGVRNRKQARSRYGAKKEKS; from the coding sequence GTGCCCACGATCCAGCAGCTGGTCCGCAAGGGCCGCCAGGCGAAGACGAGCAAGACGAAGACGCCGGCGCTGAAGGGAAGTCCCCAGCGGCGCGGCGTGTGCACGCGCGTGTACACCACCACCCCCAAGAAGCCCAACTCTGCGCTGCGCAAGGTCGCTCGTGTGAAGCTCAGCAGCCAGATCGAGGTCACGGCGTACATCCCGGGCGTCGGTCACAACCTGCAGGAGCACTCGATCGTGCTCGTGCGCGGCGGCCGTGTGAAGGACCTTCCGGGCGTTCGCTACAAGATCGTTCGTGGTTCGCTCGACACCCAGGGTGTCCGGAACCGCAAGCAGGCCCGCAGCCGTTACGGCGCGAAGAAGGAGAAGAGCTGA
- a CDS encoding DNA-directed RNA polymerase subunit beta', which yields MLDVNFFDELRIGLATADDIRQWSHGEVKKPETINYRTLKPEKDGLFCEKIFGPQRDWECYCGKYKRVRFKGIICERCGVEVTRSKVRRERMGHIELAASVTHIWYFKGVPSRLGYLLDLAPKDLEKIIYFASYVVTSVDAESRHRDMSTIENEIFAEKRQSENGRDSEIEKRAAKLEQDLAELEAEGAKADVRRKVKEAGEREMRQIRDKAQREIDRLDEVLDTFRKLDSKQLVTDELLYRELRDRFGEYFTGGMGAEAIKALLQNMDLDAEAENLREIIRTGKGQRKIRALKRLKVVAAFLNTRNSPLGMVLDCVPVIPPDLRPMVQLDGGRFATSDLNDLYRRVINRNNRLKRLIDLGAPEIIVNNEKRMLQEAVDALFDNGRRGRPVTGPGNRPLKSLSDMLKGKQGRFRQNLLGKRVDYSGRSVIVVGPRLKLHQCGLPKQMALELFKPFVMKRLVDLNHAQNIKSAKRMVERQRPVVWDVLEEVISEHPVLLNRAPTLHRLGIQAFEPQLVEGKAIQIHPLVCTAFNADFDGDQMAVHVPLSAEAQAEARILMLSSNNILKPADGKPVTMPTQDMVIGLYYLTHMTPGAKGEGRVFSSDAEARMAFDNGELHLQAPVKIRLREVIGVDNGAKGEAWVAPEEWVEGDPVLVETTLGRVIFNETLPPGYRYVNYEIRKGQLSAIVNDLAERFPKVALAATLDALKEAGFHWATWSGVTIGMGDVIAPPRKPEILAKYQAEADRIDKQYQRGLMTGEERRGELIEIWTKATNEISKEMETALPQENPLWVMINSGARGNLLQLRQIAAIRGLVANPKGEIIPRPITSSYREGLTVLEYFISTHGARKGLADTALRTADSGYLTRRLVDVSQDVIIREEDCGTERAIPMAVTDAERVDGKLVVHQHAETGVHARTLADNIDDANGNRVVSRGDDLNSIMVEALVAAGVETVRVRSVLTCESKLGVCAACYGRSLPTGKAVDIGEAVGIIAAQSIGEPGTQLTMRTFHTGGVAGEDITQGLPRVQEIFEARVPKGKAPIADTPGRVRIEDGERSRKIIVVPDDGSEEIVYDKISKRVKLRIPDGGHVGVGEKLTEGTIDPHELLRIMGPRAVQVHLTSEVQEVYRSQGVLIHDKHIEIIIRQMLKRVTVIDSGATEFLPGVLVDRALFESENRRLVGEGGEPAAGRPVLMGITKASLATDSWLSAASFQETTRVLTDAAINSRSDSLVGLKENVIIGKLIPAGTGISKYRNIRVEPTEEAKAKVYSMTGYPETDYGFGPASGQAVPLDDFDFGSYR from the coding sequence GTGCTCGACGTCAACTTCTTCGACGAGTTGCGCATCGGCCTTGCTACCGCTGACGACATCCGGCAGTGGTCGCACGGCGAGGTCAAGAAGCCCGAGACGATCAACTACCGCACCCTCAAGCCCGAGAAGGACGGACTCTTCTGCGAGAAGATCTTCGGTCCGCAGCGGGACTGGGAGTGCTACTGCGGTAAGTACAAGCGTGTCCGGTTCAAGGGCATCATCTGTGAGCGCTGCGGCGTCGAGGTGACCCGCTCCAAGGTCCGGCGTGAGCGCATGGGCCACATCGAGCTGGCCGCCTCCGTCACCCACATCTGGTACTTCAAGGGCGTCCCGAGCCGTCTGGGCTACCTGCTCGACCTGGCGCCCAAGGACCTCGAGAAGATCATCTACTTCGCCTCGTACGTGGTGACGAGCGTGGACGCCGAGTCGCGTCACCGCGACATGTCCACGATCGAGAACGAGATCTTCGCCGAGAAGCGCCAGTCCGAGAACGGCCGTGACTCGGAGATCGAGAAGCGTGCCGCGAAGCTGGAGCAGGACCTCGCCGAGCTCGAGGCCGAGGGTGCCAAGGCCGACGTGCGCCGCAAGGTCAAGGAAGCCGGCGAGCGCGAGATGCGCCAGATCCGCGACAAGGCGCAGCGCGAGATCGACCGCCTCGACGAGGTGCTCGACACCTTCCGCAAGCTCGACTCGAAGCAGCTGGTCACCGACGAGCTGCTCTACCGCGAGCTGCGTGACCGCTTCGGTGAGTACTTCACCGGTGGCATGGGTGCCGAGGCGATCAAGGCGCTGCTCCAGAACATGGACCTGGACGCCGAGGCGGAGAACCTCCGGGAGATCATCCGCACCGGTAAGGGTCAGCGGAAGATCCGGGCGCTCAAGCGGCTCAAGGTCGTCGCGGCGTTCCTGAACACCCGTAACTCTCCGCTCGGCATGGTCCTGGACTGCGTCCCGGTCATCCCGCCGGACCTGCGCCCGATGGTGCAGCTCGACGGTGGCCGGTTCGCGACCTCCGACCTGAACGACCTGTACCGCCGGGTCATCAACCGGAACAACCGCCTCAAGCGTCTGATCGACCTCGGTGCGCCCGAGATCATCGTGAACAACGAGAAGCGGATGCTCCAGGAGGCCGTCGACGCGCTGTTCGACAACGGCCGTCGTGGCCGGCCGGTCACCGGTCCGGGTAACCGCCCGCTGAAGTCGCTGTCCGACATGCTCAAGGGCAAGCAGGGCCGGTTCCGTCAGAACCTGCTCGGCAAGCGGGTCGACTACTCCGGTCGTTCCGTCATCGTCGTCGGCCCCCGGCTCAAGCTGCACCAGTGCGGCCTGCCGAAGCAGATGGCGCTGGAGCTCTTCAAGCCGTTCGTGATGAAGCGCCTGGTGGACCTCAACCACGCGCAGAACATCAAGTCGGCCAAGCGGATGGTCGAGCGGCAGCGCCCGGTCGTGTGGGACGTCCTCGAAGAGGTCATCTCCGAGCACCCGGTCCTGCTGAACCGTGCTCCGACCCTGCACCGTCTGGGCATCCAGGCCTTCGAGCCTCAGCTGGTCGAGGGCAAGGCGATCCAGATCCACCCGCTCGTCTGTACCGCGTTCAACGCGGACTTCGACGGTGACCAGATGGCGGTCCACGTGCCGCTGTCGGCCGAGGCTCAGGCCGAGGCCCGGATCCTGATGCTGTCGTCGAACAACATCCTCAAGCCGGCCGACGGCAAGCCGGTCACCATGCCCACCCAGGACATGGTCATCGGGCTGTACTACCTGACCCACATGACGCCCGGTGCCAAGGGCGAGGGCCGGGTGTTCAGCTCGGACGCCGAGGCGCGGATGGCGTTCGACAACGGTGAGCTGCACCTCCAGGCGCCGGTGAAGATCCGTCTCCGGGAGGTCATCGGGGTCGACAACGGCGCCAAGGGCGAGGCCTGGGTCGCGCCGGAGGAGTGGGTCGAGGGCGACCCGGTGCTGGTCGAGACCACGCTGGGCCGCGTCATCTTCAACGAGACGCTGCCCCCGGGCTACCGGTACGTGAACTACGAGATCCGCAAGGGTCAGCTGTCGGCGATCGTCAACGACCTCGCCGAGCGCTTCCCCAAGGTCGCCCTGGCCGCGACCCTGGACGCGCTCAAGGAGGCCGGCTTCCACTGGGCCACCTGGTCCGGTGTGACGATCGGTATGGGCGACGTCATCGCGCCCCCGCGCAAGCCGGAGATCCTCGCCAAGTACCAGGCCGAGGCGGACCGGATCGACAAGCAGTACCAGCGTGGCCTGATGACCGGTGAGGAGCGCCGCGGCGAGCTCATCGAGATCTGGACCAAGGCGACCAACGAGATCTCCAAGGAGATGGAGACCGCGCTGCCGCAGGAGAACCCGCTCTGGGTCATGATCAACTCCGGCGCTCGCGGTAACCTCCTCCAGCTCCGGCAGATCGCCGCGATCCGTGGTCTGGTGGCCAACCCCAAGGGTGAGATCATCCCGCGGCCGATCACCTCGTCGTACCGTGAGGGTCTGACCGTTCTGGAGTACTTCATCTCCACGCACGGTGCCCGTAAGGGTCTGGCTGACACCGCCCTGCGTACCGCCGACTCGGGTTACCTGACCCGTCGTCTGGTGGACGTCTCGCAGGACGTCATCATCCGCGAGGAGGACTGCGGTACCGAGCGCGCGATCCCGATGGCGGTCACCGACGCCGAGCGGGTCGACGGCAAGCTGGTCGTGCACCAGCACGCCGAGACCGGCGTGCACGCCCGGACGCTGGCCGACAACATCGACGACGCCAACGGCAACCGCGTGGTGTCGCGTGGCGACGACCTCAACTCGATCATGGTGGAAGCGCTTGTCGCGGCCGGCGTCGAGACGGTTCGGGTGCGCAGCGTCCTGACCTGTGAGTCGAAGCTCGGCGTGTGCGCGGCCTGCTACGGCCGTTCGCTGCCGACCGGCAAGGCGGTCGACATCGGCGAGGCGGTCGGCATCATCGCCGCCCAGTCCATCGGTGAGCCCGGCACGCAGCTGACGATGCGTACCTTCCACACCGGTGGTGTCGCGGGTGAGGACATCACCCAGGGTCTGCCGCGTGTCCAGGAGATCTTCGAGGCCCGCGTTCCCAAGGGCAAGGCGCCCATCGCCGACACCCCGGGACGCGTCCGCATCGAGGACGGCGAGCGCTCTCGCAAGATCATCGTGGTGCCGGACGACGGCAGCGAGGAGATCGTCTACGACAAGATCTCCAAGCGCGTCAAGCTCCGCATCCCGGACGGCGGCCACGTCGGCGTCGGCGAGAAGCTCACCGAGGGCACCATCGACCCGCACGAGCTGCTGCGCATCATGGGCCCGCGCGCGGTCCAGGTCCACCTGACCAGTGAGGTCCAGGAGGTCTACCGCTCGCAGGGTGTGCTCATCCACGACAAGCACATCGAGATCATCATTCGCCAGATGCTCAAGCGGGTGACGGTCATCGACTCCGGCGCGACCGAGTTCCTGCCGGGTGTGCTGGTCGACCGGGCGCTCTTCGAGTCGGAGAACCGCCGGCTCGTGGGCGAGGGTGGCGAGCCCGCCGCCGGTCGTCCGGTGCTGATGGGTATCACCAAGGCCTCGCTGGCGACCGACTCGTGGCTCTCCGCGGCCTCCTTCCAGGAGACCACCCGGGTGCTCACCGACGCTGCGATCAACTCGCGCAGCGACTCGCTGGTGGGCCTCAAGGAGAACGTCATCATCGGTAAGCTCATCCCGGCCGGTACCGGTATCTCCAAGTACCGGAACATCCGGGTCGAGCCGACCGAGGAGGCCAAGGCGAAGGTGTACTCGATGACCGGGTACCCGGAGACCGACTACGGCTTCGGGCCGGCCAGCGGGCAGGCTGTGCCGCTGGACGACTTCGACTTCGGGTCGTACCGCTAA